The Haliaeetus albicilla chromosome 4, bHalAlb1.1, whole genome shotgun sequence genomic sequence aataaagcaccaCTTCAGGCACTTGACAGCAACTAAATCTCAAGAACAGCAGAATGGAATCAACACACAGGGTTCATGTCCTTCTGAAATCAACCCACTTGCACCTTGCTCCTTGGTGAGTATTGTCTAGCTTGAACAGAACTGAGCATCAACATGCGCTTTCTGTCATGTGTGGCTTTTTCAGATCAGCAGCTCTTGTTTGATGCACTTTTCCTTCAAGTCTACCCTGGCTCTTTAGAGGCAAGGTAAATTGTAGTCTTCCCAGTACCCTTTGCAATTTTAACACTACTGAAAAGGGTTCTCTACCCTATGTAGCAGGTTCTGTGTGTGCCAacattcattactttttttttttttttaaagtagtatcACTGACTGCAACCAAACATTTTGTTCCATTCAACATATGTATCAAGCTCTTTTTGAGATATGCTAGGCTGTATCTTGCAGAAAGCGTTTTCAAAGTCTTGATATGTAACTGGCCTCAACTGGCTGGGCATAATGGCTGAAAGGTCTGTGGCTGGCATGGCGTGGAGTGGGCCCACCACGGCTTCCTGACACAAGTGAGCCACATCTAGTCCAGAAAAGCCTTCTGTGCGCTGGACAAGCAGTGCAACCTCCTTGTCATTGAGACAGTAATTGTGCTGTGAGAGCAGTTGTACTATTATCTGGTGTCTCGCTGTGCTGTCAGGAAGTGGGATTAAAAGTCGTTTCATGAAGTACCTTCGAAGAGATTCATCAATTTCTTCCGGTTTACTCGTGGCGCAAATTACTACTATTTGGTCCTCAGCAGAAGTCAGTACAGTGTCCAGCTGCATAAGGAACTCGGTTCTCATCCGACTTACTGGACTGTGTTCTTCACTCACTTGAGAGGAAAGGAGCATATCAATGTCACTAACAAAAATCACCGAGGGTTGGCGACACCTTGCCACGAGAAAGGAGGCGTGGacaattttttctccttcccctagCCACTTTGTGACAAGGCCAGAGCCAGTGATTTTGAAAAACGTGGCCCCCAGCTGACTAGCTATACATCTGCCCATTAACGTTTTGCCTGTTCCCCGAGGTCCAAATAAAAGGATGCTCCGAGGTAGAGCAGTCAGTCCATTGAACGCATCTGACCTCAATACTGGCCATAAAACCTCCTCCTTAATGACGGCCTTTACTAGATCTAGGCCAGCAATGTCGCTCCAGTCCACGGGAGGTCCTTGGTTGATAATCTCATTGGTAACAAGGTCAATGAGGTGTGTGTCAGTATTCTTCAGTTGCTCGTCCACAGAGTGGTTGGATGAGGTAGCTGCACGAAGTCCCGGGCCTTGCATTGGGTGAGGGAGGAGCTGCCTGTGCTCGTCACCGTGCTCATTCATTACTGGGGAGGTATACTTCCCAAACGAGTCACTTGATCTCGAACCCAGTGAGTTTTTAGCAGTACTATAGGATGGGGGTGTTAGAGCCCTACCGGACTGGCTGCTGAATTTCCTTTGCTGTTCAGAGGACATTAGCTGCTTTGTTGGCTTAAATGCTAAGGATGATGTTTCAGCACTTCTGTCAAAACCATTCCCCctgtttgcatttgaaatgcTGTTGTCGGGCATTCGATACATGGGACTCTGTGTAGATCTCTGTTGGCCATAGCTGTAATTTCCATAAGTGGAGTCCATTTCTCCTTGCCCTGCCATGTAGAAAGCTTTCCTTTTGAGAGAGCTGGCTGAACTGTTTGTCAGGGCAGACGGCGCAATGGGCGTCAGACCGTGGCCCTGGTAGGAGTAGCTGGGGACGGtggtggggggcagaggggtcGGAGCAGGGATTCCTGAAGGCAGGTACGCCGAGGGTGGCGGGGCACCCCCAGGGCTGTACCCGGGGCCAACAGCGGTTTGAGGAGGATAAGTGGCGGAAGGGTAGCTGTAACTGGAGAGGTTAGAGGTCCCGTTGTAGCCGGGGACGAGGGTtggtggcggcggcggtggggggggctgTAAAAGTCCCGAGCTATGCAGGGGGGATGGATGAGGGGATGGAAGTGCAGGTGCTGGCTGGCCGCTGTAACTGGTATGCAAGTACGAGCCATTGTATCCTGCGGCATATTCCTGAGATGGGAGCCCTGAATGAAGACTGGGAACGGTGTGACTTCCGCAGGTGCTGCTGGAGTAACTGGGTTCAGCCAGGTTACTGGCCACCCCAGGAGAGCTCCCGATGCTGGCCGAGACATCTGCGGGAGGGAGGGCTGCACTTACCCCAGCTTTGCTGGCACTGATAACGTCTGGGACGCAGTTCATGGGATACACGCTCTCCGAGTTCAGCGACGGCTGCCAGGGCTCGCTTTCATTCTTGCGCCCGTTCACCAGCCCCGAGGGAGCTTCAGAGTAATTGCTGAGAATGGGCCGCTCGGCTGGGCCTTCCAAAATACCGGAGTATTTTTCTGCATACTTTTTCAGAAGATTGGAGGCGGTCAGAGCCGAGATGTCGTCATTGGCCCAGGCGTACTGGTAGGTGCGCTGCAGGTGCCCCCGGTAGGCTTCCACCTTGTGGGCAGGGGACCGGGTGGTTGAAGTGATATCAAAGTGCTGTTCTGGCCACTGGGCATGCTCCGGCGTCCACTGCATCTTCAAGCCTAGGTagggtgggaggaaaaaacaaagttaGCAACAAGCTCGGCCTTTTTCAGGTGCTTTTAAATGAGTTCTCAAATGTACTGTCTGTGAACTTCTTAAGCTGTCTGAAACGCTGGACTTAACACCACAAATccttaaggaaagaaaatgcaatgccCTTAACAAAGCAGTATAAGCTGCTTGGTTTATTGTAGGCACATACACACGGAGCCACGGTTTTTTGCCAATTCAGTAGGGGGTTCCTTGTTAGTTCAAAAAAATATGGGTAATGCCAGATTtctcaaaataattaaataagactcagtacattttaaatactCTGAGCGCTGATTTATTGTTAACATACAAGGCATCCAACTGCTCTGTCCTCTCTCATCActgtttcagttttatattttaaccaatataaaaatatgagACACAGCTGACAGATCACATCTAGGATACCTCTCTTATTTGGTACTGAACACCTAGTTAGCACAGTATAATGCACCCTGCGCAGAACAATATGACACAGACATAGCAGGTCATTCCATAATCCAACTCTCATCTAAAGTGGTCCACGACAGTTTCAAATCTGCTTCGTGGAGTGCAGCAAAGCAATCTCCCAGGCAGCGCTCCGTCGCTTTCATCACACAAAGCCTACAACTCGGTATGAATTACAACTGGCTCCTTTCTGCCTCTCAGTTCTGTTGTTGaggctctggaaaaaaaaacaagcatgACTTGTCTGTCGGTCTCTTGCTTGCTCgctcttcccctccacccccgcCTCACAGCCTCCAGGGTACAAAGAaagagggttaaaaaaaaaagaaaaaaaaagaaaaaaaaaagatgaagaaaatgaaaaagcaatgaaGCCAAGTCCCTAAAAGTTCTGTGGCTTCCACAGCTGgctatcaaaaaaaccccaaaccatcaattaaaaaaaagcaagcaaatgtcattttaaagcaattaatcttttaaataacGTGATGTGAATTATGCCCCCTCCTCGTAATCCACCGCGTGCAGTAAGAGCAATTTACAAGCGTTAAGATAACCCCCTCCAACTCATACCTATGCATGGTAGACACATTGCTGATTTTTGTACAGCTGTATCAAATAGACCTCCTTAATCTCTCTCGTATTACCAAAAGTGATTTTTGCAAACAGTCTTGTGCCCTCTGGCACAGATTCCCTGATACGGAGGAGGCCTAGTCGAAATGAAGCATCTGTGGCACTAGCTCCCCTCTGAATTACTGCAGTCTATTTTGACAGCTTCTACCCCCTCCTGTTTTTCTCCCCAACCCCTTTAGCTCTTCATTGCCTGACTCTGGCATCTGACATGGCCAGCTTAGCCTCACTGAGCTAAACCTAACACAGCACACAGTTTGGTAACAGAATGGCATGTTTATTCCCTTCTGACTCCCTCTTCCTTGTTTGCAAAACCACTGCACCAGACACTGGAAGTTAATTAGCAGGATGATGCTGTGCTAATTGTGTTAATTTACAAGGTTTTAGTCAAAGAGAATCATGCCAGGGCTGGCACTGCTGTCATGCTTCCGACTTAATGAttaagaaatactgaaaacaagGTGGGAAGGATTGCAGTAATTACACAATAAATGAATAAAGCAACAGATTCATTTGCAATTATATTTTATTGCAGTTGCACTCATTTGCATTTGGATTcgtcatttttatttttggattcATGTATTTGCAAATCACCAAATCATTTAAATTTAGCCTGAAAACTGCAAAGTACCTCTAATTGAGCCTTATATTTTATCAGTACAAGTACTGCAAATCTCAGTACACGTGAGCATGTCATTGATTacttgtggattttttttttcctgagcgttctctttctctctcatttttcaaACACTTTGACAACTTGAGAAAAAAGTCTGTTAACAATTATACAGTTATCCTATAAAAGTTAATTCAGAGAAGTGCTTTTGACAAATGCAGCTTTGAGACTGAGTTTTTGGcagatttatttctttcatttagcATTAATATAATCTTTTTTGCTAATTGTTTCTGATGTTTCAACCACTGTCTTTCAGAGGGAGTAAATATATCATGAAATTGGGTGAAATTATAGAAAGCATGctcatatgaaaaaaatgcaattttaatgaGAAACTATCAGAAGCTTTTCAGAAATCATACTTTGTTAAATTCAGCCGGAAATCTGAAGAGCAAGTCACCAAGAGCCAATTGCAAGTAATCAGTATCTAAAATTCTTCCAGTGTCATGAGATTTACTTcaagcttttttaaaagaaaagaatattaatCTTCCTGTAATGCAGAACTGCCTAACAGACATACAAGTTTATTAcccctattaaaaaaaaaaaaaaaaaaaagccaaacaaaacaaacagagaaacaaaatttaGCCCTGTTCTACGATATTGGGCTTATTAGGTTACCAAAACACTGAAAGCTTCTATTACAGAGATGTAGCAGAACTTGAGTAGATTGATGTTTCACTAGGTACTAATGAACAGATACCATGAGAAAGACTCTTTGCCAAGAATACActaaagcagcagtgaaaattttgagaaagaaggtaaaatagGAATGGATGGAGCAGAGAATCTGGCTGGGCTGGTACCTGCACTGTAGTTAATGAATATGTTTTTGGCACATTGTCTTTAATGGCTTGTAAAAGGAAGACTATTCAATTTAAAGAGATGAAAGAGTACACTAGGTCAGAGCACAACAATATATACCATACACCATCCACTTAGCAAGCTTTTCATAATATCTTtcacaaatactttaaaaatgtcatcaattggtattttttatttagaatggatcatatgcttttaaaataaaataattctatttCGAGTCACAGTGGGGAGATGTATTTAGGTGGTGTAAAAATTCAattctttgaattttatttgtatagattaatttattttccttattatGAGGCTGAAAAGAATGTCAGAAAATCTGAATTATCCATTAtaagaggagaggggaaatcaCATCATCAGCATTCTTTATTTGGAATAATTGCTAGATAGACCAGTAGTTTCACATTGTCATGGTATCTTTGGATATGCTCGCTGCACAATAATTGAAAGTTTATTTATTGATGCATATTAAATACCAATGCATTTAACAAAGGCTGTAAAGGCAGGATTAGGCTTTGATTAGATAAGCTTAAGAGAACAGGACTTATTCTCATCCCATGAAACATGAGCATTTATTCCAGCACATTGCAATCATTAGTGTTATTTGGAAGCATAGGTTAATAGTTAACCATAAGCATATTTTTTGCATTAGTAAGCAGTGAAGAAATCTGTATTTACATGGAGTCCACTGGAATGGTCTGGACTGGGGGACACAAAGAACCATTTTCTCAATTTGATATTAatcaaaaaagcagcaaactttTGCTAGATTTTACTCCGTTTGTTAATAGTTCAATAATTGTTTGACAAAGGTCAAATGTCTGATTtcggagaagaaaaaagaataaattgtagtttcttttaattatgcaaacattccccccccccccccccccaattgcTTAATGTTTGCAGCCACTTCCTCTCCatattttatattgtattttattaggtGCTGTTTGCTTGAGCTGATACACCttcctgcatttcttttgttaGGAATTCAAATGCTGATATAAACATCTAAAATCAGGTAAATAAGGGCATAGGGCACGCATATTTagaggtttgtttggtttttttttttcatgtaatttaAACTCTGACATAAACCACGGTCCTGCAGATAGTGTATCTACTTAACAACTTACTGAAAATCCAGAAGCACTGCAAGgctgaatgtattttttaaaaaaaatctttgctaaCTTAGGAATCCTCTGAGCTACCGACATTTTTGAACTGTGTAAACTGTGCTGGTATGGGCTgtaaaaggcaaaaggaaaggatTCTGTTATTTAAGTACAGGTATGTACTTATCAGAGAATTGCTTTTAAGATAAATTTAATACATTATATAGGAGAGGCAGTGTAGGCTTTTTTAGCAGTATCTATTTTTCCTTGTCCTGACAGCCCTGCTATACATCCCTCCTCCATAATTTTTCCATCTGGATCTATCTGAATTA encodes the following:
- the FIGN gene encoding fidgetin isoform X2 is translated as MQWTPEHAQWPEQHFDITSTTRSPAHKVEAYRGHLQRTYQYAWANDDISALTASNLLKKYAEKYSGILEGPAERPILSNYSEAPSGLVNGRKNESEPWQPSLNSESVYPMNCVPDVISASKAGVSAALPPADVSASIGSSPGVASNLAEPSYSSSTCGSHTVPSLHSGLPSQEYAAGYNGSYLHTSYSGQPAPALPSPHPSPLHSSGLLQPPPPPPPPTLVPGYNGTSNLSSYSYPSATYPPQTAVGPGYSPGGAPPPSAYLPSGIPAPTPLPPTTVPSYSYQGHGLTPIAPSALTNSSASSLKRKAFYMAGQGEMDSTYGNYSYGQQRSTQSPMYRMPDNSISNANRGNGFDRSAETSSLAFKPTKQLMSSEQQRKFSSQSGRALTPPSYSTAKNSLGSRSSDSFGKYTSPVMNEHGDEHRQLLPHPMQGPGLRAATSSNHSVDEQLKNTDTHLIDLVTNEIINQGPPVDWSDIAGLDLVKAVIKEEVLWPVLRSDAFNGLTALPRSILLFGPRGTGKTLMGRCIASQLGATFFKITGSGLVTKWLGEGEKIVHASFLVARCRQPSVIFVSDIDMLLSSQVSEEHSPVSRMRTEFLMQLDTVLTSAEDQIVVICATSKPEEIDESLRRYFMKRLLIPLPDSTARHQIIVQLLSQHNYCLNDKEVALLVQRTEGFSGLDVAHLCQEAVVGPLHAMPATDLSAIMPSQLRPVTYQDFENAFCKIQPSISQKELDTYVEWNKMFGCSQ
- the FIGN gene encoding fidgetin isoform X1, producing the protein MISSTSVYGLKMQWTPEHAQWPEQHFDITSTTRSPAHKVEAYRGHLQRTYQYAWANDDISALTASNLLKKYAEKYSGILEGPAERPILSNYSEAPSGLVNGRKNESEPWQPSLNSESVYPMNCVPDVISASKAGVSAALPPADVSASIGSSPGVASNLAEPSYSSSTCGSHTVPSLHSGLPSQEYAAGYNGSYLHTSYSGQPAPALPSPHPSPLHSSGLLQPPPPPPPPTLVPGYNGTSNLSSYSYPSATYPPQTAVGPGYSPGGAPPPSAYLPSGIPAPTPLPPTTVPSYSYQGHGLTPIAPSALTNSSASSLKRKAFYMAGQGEMDSTYGNYSYGQQRSTQSPMYRMPDNSISNANRGNGFDRSAETSSLAFKPTKQLMSSEQQRKFSSQSGRALTPPSYSTAKNSLGSRSSDSFGKYTSPVMNEHGDEHRQLLPHPMQGPGLRAATSSNHSVDEQLKNTDTHLIDLVTNEIINQGPPVDWSDIAGLDLVKAVIKEEVLWPVLRSDAFNGLTALPRSILLFGPRGTGKTLMGRCIASQLGATFFKITGSGLVTKWLGEGEKIVHASFLVARCRQPSVIFVSDIDMLLSSQVSEEHSPVSRMRTEFLMQLDTVLTSAEDQIVVICATSKPEEIDESLRRYFMKRLLIPLPDSTARHQIIVQLLSQHNYCLNDKEVALLVQRTEGFSGLDVAHLCQEAVVGPLHAMPATDLSAIMPSQLRPVTYQDFENAFCKIQPSISQKELDTYVEWNKMFGCSQ